The Helianthus annuus cultivar XRQ/B chromosome 15, HanXRQr2.0-SUNRISE, whole genome shotgun sequence genomic sequence tgattttttttaaagttggTAGTTTTTTGTTGCAGGGATGTGCTCTACAAGCCCATTGTTCTAGGTATGATATGTTCCAAACAAATAATAATGTCGGTAATGgtgacaaatttttttttttttatttctatgtGGTCTAGAGATCTCGTAAGCGTTTATAGGAGGTTTTTGAAACATGTTTGACAAACAGGCAGTCCGCTAAGTTAGGTAGCGAACTCATGCAAGTTCGCTAAGTTGGGTAGCAACCCGCCTATTcgtcaaacatgttttaaaaacCTCCTAGAAACGCTTATGAAATCTCTAGACCACCTAGAAATTAAAAAAGTTAATGGTGACATATTCGTGGTAATCGCTGATTATTGtctatgttgtcaaagacgcaaggcgcaggcgaggcgcatcggcctcgcccggagcctagtcgcaaggcgcaaaaaaagcgtgggcttttttaagaaaagcgcacatagagaaaaaaaatataaaaaatatgttatgctttgaaaataaataagattccacatataaaattaaaaaaactaatatatatgCCATTTAAGATCATGTAGCTAATAGTTAGAAGTAAAAACTAATATATATGCCATTTAAGATCATGAGTTTCTGAgctggaatttggttgaactcgtgcgggcacgaatgcagctccgaaaactcGGGCCCGCGTGAGGCGGTTTTTGCACACTCGGTTtcatttttttcttgttttcagttttcctgcTTATCCACTGCGCCTCAGCATCgtttttgcgcctaggcgcgcgccttTTTGCGCCTCAGcagcgtttttttttttcaaaaaagcccatttttgcgcctaggctaccaccaggcgctataggtgcgcctcgctgcgcccgggcgcctaggcgcgcgctttttgcgcttttgacaacatagattATTGTCAATGTTGTGGGCGTTGCAGTTTGTGGCCATGTCTCCTGCTTCTGGTGTTGCCAACGTTCGATGCATAGCAGTAGTGAATCTCATTGTCCGCTATGTCGGCATCCTTATCATCATTTTCCCGCCATTTGTCATACGCTTCACTTCTTGCTCAAGAAACTGTATCCGATTTCCTACAATAGAAGGAAGATACAAACACTAGGTAAACCTGATATTCACGTATGTGTTACTTATTTAACTTATTATATAACAGATGAATTATGTTTATAACGTTCGTTATATATCTGTTCTTGCATTTTATAGAGGATGAAAAACACACCTCTTTAGGGTATTCACCAGATATCGACAATCTTGTTACCAGTGACGATTTAGACAATCGAAACGATGTCGGCCAGTCTTCTGCTCAAACTTATAAGCAGATTTCAGTCAGTGATGTTCTGTGTGCTGCTTGCAAACAACTACTTTTTCGCCCTGTTGCTCTTAATTGTGGCCATGGTACTTTTGTCTAGCTATTATTAAAATCACATTTACCGAATTTATTAATTTGGTATTCTTATTTATCcattttatgttaaaaaaaaatcgaTTTGTAGTTTACTGTGAAGGCTGCATCAGCATCCCAACTGAGGGGATGCTCAAATGTGAGGCTTGTGAGTGTCGGCATCCGAGTGGACCTCCGAAACTTTGTAGGGAGCTTGATCATTTTCTAGAGGAACAATTCTCTTCGGAATATGCGTTGAGAAGAAGCCTTATACAACAAAAAAATCAAGAGCAAACTCAAAGTACAAGTTCATCTAATGGTATGTTTTTATTGGAGTCATATTCATAGAAAATATTACTTTGTATGCAGTTAGTTATAGTAATAACTAATGAAGGCATGCGTAGGGGCGGACCTACCAACAAtggtgggtgggcggccgcaccccttgagaAAAAAGTTTTTTGTGCTAATTTTCGTTGAAAATCCCAAACGTACCCCTTGGATTTTTTCAACCGCACCCCAtgaaaattttcaaccgccctccttagaaaaaaatattatgaatttataaaaaaacaaattaaacactgattattatgaatatataagtatataagtatataacccaatttgtataattattttttaaccacttattcactttACTTAACCCAATCTACAATCTAATTTTATTAACCCAACTACCCAAGCTCAAACCCAACCCAAAGATTTATCATTATTGAttgttttttgttgttttatgtggtgattaggagaaaatatagatgtATAAGGGTTTGAtctttgtatgttttttttgatgtttttagtTGTTCTAGACATAtttaatgattttgttgttttattttaagttgtgtttgtttaaatgattactaatcaacatttaaaactagggcttaaatgtttgaaaattaaaattaaaatttatggACTATGGTATTGGTTaaacatgattgtttattttttttaagtgtttagtgttggtTGATAAACTTATGGTTATATGTGATAAGAACCATGAGTAGACTAGTTATGGCATGATTTCTCAAGAGGAAAAGGCTTGGATCACTTTTTTCGTAGGATTCTTCTAATTAAAGACCAAACTATGTCTTAGATaagtttttttgttgttttatttaatgATTAGGAGAAATAGAAGTAGGTAGGGTTTGAACTTTGATGGTTTTTTGTTGTTACTTTACTTGATGGTTTTTTTATGTTGTTTATTGTTTTACTTGAAACTTTGTTTGTTAATGTGATAGAAAGTTAGGAAATATGGTTTAACTGTTTGAAAATTGAAATTGACCCAACCCGATCTGATCCGACCCGCGgaactttgtttgtttatgtttacttgttttacatgacccgacccggtATGAACCGAATTTTTATATAgctaggggcctaaaatcttttattttttcTGCACCCCCAGGCaaaaaaaatcctgggtccgccactggccGCAATGCAATCATCATTTACAGCCTATCATATTTTCCCACGTTAGCTTTATGTAGatatctttcttttttttttgctgaaatgAATGCTTGTGGAACATTATTttttaggcaaattggaaaataataatcctatctttctgaaattggccgataataatcccaagtcagttattagccaataataatccgaccttgtccaatttttttgtaaaatagtccgccgttaaaatagcttaacggagttaagtgtttttccgaattacaaaccgatattttagggcttttgatcggAACGAGGATACgtgtcgattgatgtaaaacttacctcgaaatactgcccccaactcacgaaaacggtgcttcaattcgggtgtttaacttccaattaacaaaattcaagccatttcgaacacaatttcgaggtaagttttacatcaatcgactcgtattctcgtcctgatcaaaagccctaaaatatcggtttgtaatttggaaaaacacttcaactccgttaagcttattttaatggcagactattttacaaaaaaattggacgaggtcggattattattggctaataactgacttgggattattatcggccaatttcagaaagatgggattattattttccaatttgcctatttTTTAATGGGTCATTTTCATATATATGCATGAAAACTTGTATTATATCATATTTACCCAACCATAAAAAGTAATACCTAATACATCATATACCCTTTTACGTAATttgatctttaaaatgaccagTATACCCTTCTCCTTCTCATTACACTCCAAAATTTAACTAAATACCTGAAATATCATATACCCATTTTATctaatataatttataaaattacCAGTATACCCTTTCTCCTTCTCATTACACTCCAAAATCCAACTAAATACCTGAAATATCATATAATACCCATTTTATCTAATATAATGTATAAAATTAACAGTATACCCTTCTCCTTTTCATTACACTCCAAAATCTTGTATATTAGTGCATGTTTTAAGGGAAGGGTATAAATCTCATTAATTTAAAATTGGGTTTATATGATATTATGATATGATTTTTTATTGGATTAATACGAAATTCTAACAAGTTTTGAGGGTGATAAACGATTTTTTTTAGTACCAAAGCATCCAAACGCAAAGTTTGGGGTTCAATGATTTATGAACGAAAGGATTAAAGTAAaatatttaacttttttttgtttCTGTATATCTATAAGCTTGTGTTGATGTTTTCTTCGGTTTTACAGAGGCCAATACTCAATTTTCGAAGCTCTCATTCCCAACAGAAGAGACTTTTCTTCAGTGGTGGACTTCTAATCGCTCGAAAATTCACGGTAGTGTTGGTTGTGATATGTGTGGGGTAAGTTCCTTTGTTATTCTTCCTCTCATGgaatgaaaaaataaataaatttatacaTCCCGTTATTTCTATTCAGTATTCACTAATAACCATCGATTTCCAAACATCTGACCCGCTCcgtttttagttaatttttttagCTTAACCCATAAGTGAAAACTATATAGTTGTTTTCAATCTTTGTTTTGATTTTCAGATATTTCCAATAATTGGGGATAGATATCAATGCCAAGACTGTCCTGAAAAAAGTGGTTATGACCTTTGTGGAGACTGTTACAACACGGGCTCAAGTGTTCCTGGTCGGTTTAACCAAAAACACACTTCGTCGCACCGCTTCGAGTTGGTCAAACCAACTATAAGCCGAAATGTTATGCATCGGCTTCTGGGTAGAAGACTGGGAGTGATTTCTGCTTTTGCTTCTGGAAATCAAAGTAGCCCTAACAATTGAAGAAACTATACCAGAGAAGATCAAAGGGACAACCAACCTCCAATATAAAAGGTCCTTGCAGTTTAATTCGGTATCGAATCCAAATTCTCGAGCAACCATGCTAATAGGAATAAACGATTGTGTATTAAACTTATATTGTGGTACGATTTTGGTGGTTGGTAAGGCTTTGATGTGTCTACTTGTAGTTTGTGTGTGATTACCAGATTTTTTTGAACAGCAAACTAACTCACTCCTAAATACTTCTATACATGCGCCTTAGAGGATTTGAATTCTCCGCCTATGGGATAGAGAGGGGACGTATATAGACGATGAACAATAAAATGGGCATGTGTTTGTTAATTTTAATAAAAGTTGATCAAACTGACATTAAAGTCAACAATCACCAGATGAGTCAGTTTGAAATGTATACCCTTGTGTTGCGGCAGAGCGCAAAACCATCTTAATGATCCTAGAACTATATAGGAATGTAGTTTCAAATTCATTCTCATATTCTGTTTACACCTTTACGGTTGTTTGATTGTCTGTATGTCAAATCATAGCCCTCTGAGTTTCAAACAGTCATTTGCTCATCGTCGAACGGCCGTTTGATATCGTGGAATGGTGTGTGtagtggtgcacaaaaaaccTGAACCCGGACCCGGAAaaaaaacccggaaccgggtattatAAAAACCGGGTTTTATAtacccgaacccgaccctacccAGAGGGTAGGTACCGGGTATTCATATTTGATCTAAAACCCAAACCCGGAACCGGATTTTTTTATACCTGATTTATCCCGAAACCCGGTTTTTATAAATACCGGGaaccgggttttttttttttatacccGGTTATATAGCTACCTCTAGTTTTAAGTAGATGCATCTTTGAAAATATGATTACACACACCTAATTATGGTTGGAGATTATTTAATGTTGTGGTTGGAGATTATTTACTGCAGAATTGTTACTATACACCAAGTCTTTGAAGACATTTAATGTTGTGGTTGAAGATTATTAACTGCAGAATTAATATGCACAACAACTAAAAAGGAACGGTAATATTATTGTTtctatgtttgggttttttttttcgaAAGTTAAACCAAACATCCAGCAAGAACTTGAATCAACAAACAAAACAACCAGAAAACACAACTCAATTTTACACTGAAAATCAACAAAACCCCACTCTAAAAATGGCTTCGCAAAGTGCTACGTCTTCCGTTGGCGTGGGTTCTACGGCTACCAAAGCAAGCGTCGTGAAGGTTATTCCTACAACTCAAAACCAAGAAGTTTGGGTTCATTACGAGTTATGTAAAATGTCGTTTGGACCAAACAAATCTCGATGCGTTCATTGTGGAGCTATGTTGAAGTCTGATTCGAACACGACGTTGAAAAAACAGCTGTCAACGTATTGCAAAGTTTTGAGGAATGATCCGAACCAAGGTCAACCACCATTGTCAACCGACGGGAAAATTTGGCATTATGACATTGAGTCGGTTTGCGAAGGATTCGGAAATTTCGTGATTCAACAAGGTTTGCCATTTCAATTCTTTGACAACCAAAGATTGACCCGTCTCATCCAAAGAGTTCTACAACCACGTTATAACCAAGTAAGCTGCACTACTCTTCGACGTGATTGTCTAAAAGCGTGGAAACAAGCAAAACAACAATTGTTTTCGACTTTTCAAAGTTTAATACCCGGTGCGGGTTTTTTCCCAACCCAATGCATACCCGAACCCGgaaatagggtattataatacccgggttttattaaacccgacccgaacccgggtatatagggtatacatttttGGTAGAAAACCCAGACCCGGCCCGGTTTTAAAAAAAACCCCGATTTTGTAAAACCCAATCCTACCCGAACCCGGTTCCAAACccggaaccggtttttaaaaaaacccgatttgtgcaccactaGGTGTGAGATTAGAAAGCGAGGATGTGGTTATGGTATCGCCCATATGGATATCTTGTTGAATATTGGATATGATTTTATAAATGAATAGTGTAATGATGTTTTGGTCATTTCACTATGTCCTTTAAATGACATATGAGCACTGGCGGATCTAGAAAACTTTCATAGGGGTAAAGTCTTAAAAGAaaggggtaacgaaatcgaaataacgttaaaaaaatgtcaaaattttccaaaatttacactaccgtcggATTGCCAaggggtagcggaggctaccccttctTATATGGTACATCCGCCCCTGCATATGAGACAATATCGTGTTGGTTAAAATCGACAGATGAACATAACCGATAAATGTCAATGTGGGGCTAGCTGAATGTTTAAACCCTAACAGGTTATAGTATTTCAGTATTAAAGTAGAGTAGAAGTAacatttgttgttaaaaaaacaTAACTGACAATGTCTTGGAGGGCCCAAAAACTCACCCACTTTCAAATAATGAATCCACtttaatttaaatataaatataaatgataTACAACTTGAAATTTAAACTTAGTGTAGATTGTTTTGTGATGCTATCATGAGCTTACACAATTAGATAGATCATTGCAGTGAAGTATACAAATTTTAAGGTTCCTAACAACCGGGATTTAATATTCAGTATTTAATCATTGTAGTCAAGTTAAAAGTGACCCTTAGATTAGGGACCCTGATCTGGCCCTCCTTCTTCATGCATGATTTCAAATTCTTATCATGTTTGTTGTTACAAACATGTGCCTGACGGGTATGGGATCGGGTAATTTTAGTGGTTTCTTCTTGACTATATTTCTCGGTTATTCCTGACGCTGACGTGTTTCCATTAAGGTAATAATCTCTAGCTtgaaaagtcaaagtcaaaccaTCATCCAAAGTGGTTTCTCTAGCATGAGGCATTGAGTTAGCACATGAACTCGAGCCGTCTTGTTCGTGATGAAACTTGTACATTGGTGTCATCCCTGCCCATAGTTTACGCCACGAGGTTTGTTTGGAAACATGTTTGTAATCACTAGTGTTTGAGGATTGATCAAGTTGTTGACTTTTGTTCTTGTCCAAGTTATGAATGGTCTTGTTTGGGACAATGTAGAACACTTGACCAGGAACCATAACCGACTCTGGGCGAACCACAATGCCGGGATTTTTAAAGAAATCGGGGCGGGTGATGCTGTGTCGAGGGTTCTTCCTCATGATCTCACCGGCTGTTATCGATTTTCGATGATACTCGACATGCCTACCGGGATGAACAAGTTTAAGAACACCCTTTTCAATTGTTGAAGCTCCCATGGTGATTGATGAAGTGGTGTTCAAATGTAAAGAACAATGGGGAAGGGTGTTGGTGATTGTTTATTTCATTCTTATAGTTGATTTTTTCTTGGATTGATTGGTTATTGACAAAACAAAggtgaagaaatcaagaaaagAGTCCAATGATTCTCTATTTTGTAAGGATTTAAATTGGATAAGATGTATCAGATACATTGTATCTTGATCAAGGAAATATGTAATcaaaacaacaataataataggTTTGAAACAATATTCTAAACCATTTATGTAAAACAACTTAATCTTCAAAACAATAAATATTTTAACATTTTTATTCATCTAGACACTAAAAGTGTTTATCTGTTTGAATGCAATGCATTAAGCATATATATTACGTACATAACTACTAACTAGTTCCGAGACTATCTTAGTTGCTGGTGAGCTACTAAAGATCGACTTGTTTGAATCATGCCGAGGTTAAACGAGTTTAACCCAAACTTCACATATCAAGTTTGGAGTCCAAATGAATTTGTTATTTATATTAATaacaatatatattttttgttttaacAAAACATAAACTACTGTTTACAGTAGTACTGTAACAACCCAAGTAAACCGTGCCAAGATATTATCCGCTTTGCCCC encodes the following:
- the LOC110910457 gene encoding E3 ubiquitin-protein ligase PRT1: MEDGTESEQISDDFTCAVCLDVLYKPIVLVCGHVSCFWCCQRSMHSSSESHCPLCRHPYHHFPAICHTLHFLLKKLYPISYNRRKIQTLEDEKHTSLGYSPDIDNLVTSDDLDNRNDVGQSSAQTYKQISVSDVLCAACKQLLFRPVALNCGHVYCEGCISIPTEGMLKCEACECRHPSGPPKLCRELDHFLEEQFSSEYALRRSLIQQKNQEQTQSTSSSNEANTQFSKLSFPTEETFLQWWTSNRSKIHGSVGCDMCGIFPIIGDRYQCQDCPEKSGYDLCGDCYNTGSSVPGRFNQKHTSSHRFELVKPTISRNVMHRLLGRRLGVISAFASGNQSSPNN